The Limnospira fusiformis SAG 85.79 genomic interval CCTAAAATTTCTGGCATTTTTAAGACTTGGGGATGTCAGATTGGACAATTAATGGGTAAGTATGATGAACTTTCCGAGTTTATACGCCAGCGTTATATTTATCTAAGCCGTATTACCGCAGGAGCTAAAAGTAATGATTTAGGTCAGCTTTTGCAACGTCATATATATCAATATTTAGGTAAAAATTTAAATCAAAATGATATTAATATCAACCTCAATTCTACCATCCCTGGAGTCAGTCATAAGCAAACAGGAAAAAGAGACACTAACTTTGATATTGTCGTAAGTAAAGGTGAAAAATATATAGCAATTGAAATTAGCTTTCAGGAAACCACAAATAGCACAATTGAGCGGAAAGCGGGTCAAGCAAAATCAAGATTTGAGCAGATTGATGGCTTGGGTTACAAGATTATTTATATTATTGATGGAGTCGGTAACTTCCAACGCCAATCTGCTCTGAATACCATTGATGAGTATAGCCACTTGCTTCTGGCATTTTCTGAGTCAGAACTGAATTACTTACACTACTTTATTCTCGACTTTATAGAAAATGAAAACCGTTAAATTTATAGATTTATTCGCCGGAATTGGGGGATTGCGCCTCGGCTTTGAACAGGCGCTTGAGTCTTTAGGTTGCATTCCTGATTGTCTCCTCAGTAGTGAAATTGATGGGGATGCTAGACAGGTTTATCAAGCTAACTTTTCCGAAACTCCCCAAGGCGATATTCAGACCATTCCCTCCCTTCCCCCCCATCATGTTTTGCTGGCTGGATTTCCCTGTCAAAGTTTTTCATACGCCGGGAAAAAAGCTGGTTTTGGAGATACACGGGGAACCTTGTTTTTTGAGATTTTACGTCTCATGGATAGCCAACAACCCCAGGCTTTTATTTTTGAGAATGTTCGCGGTTTAGTCACCCATGACCAAGGGAAAACTATCAACACAATTCGCCAAAAAATGCAAGAGCGTGGTTATAGTTTTGACCTATTTTTACTGAATAGCTCCAACTATGGTGTTCCCCAAAATCGCGTCCGAGCCTATATGATGGGTGTTCTGAACCAAACCCCTCACTTCAACCTAGTGTCAGATTTGGGTGCTAAGGATTCTCACTCTTATGAGTCCGGTCAACTGTCTCTATTTTCTGCGCCTAAACCTTCCTGTAAAGTCAGAGATATTTTAGAGGATAATCCCCCCCACCATTATGATTGTTCTGCGGAATTTACAACGGCGTTACGCACCTTTCTTCGCGGAAACTTAGAGAAATTACATGGCGTGAGACTGATTGACTATCGTGGGGGAAACTCAATTCACTCTTGGGAGTTGGGGTTACGGGGAGACTGTACCCCCCAGGAAATTGACCTGATGAATCGCTTGATTACTAAACGCCGCCATAAGGTTTTTGGTCAACATCAAGATGGGAAGTTACTTACCAAGGCTCAAATTGCTAGTTTTTATACCCATCCTAATTTAGCGCAATTATTAGCCTCTTTAGTTGACAAAAACTATCTGCAACTTATTGATGATAAATATAAGCCAGTGGCGGGTAATTTTTCCTTTGAAGTATATAAGTTTCTCGACCCCGATAAAATATCGGTGACTTTGGTGGCTAGTGATGGGAACCGATTGGGGGTATATTATGGGGGAAGAGTCCGTCGAATTACTCCCCGTGAGGCGGCGCGTTTACAGGGGTTTCCAGATTCTTTTCAACTTCACCCCAATCAGAATAAGGCTTATCGTCAGTTGGGAAATTCGGTTACCATTCCGGTGGTTAAAGCGATCGCTCAAGAGTTGTTACTAAACTTAATACCAACAGCTAAGACCCCATTTCTTGGGAAACCATAAATTTCCCTAAGCATTGGTAAAATCCCCTAATTAATAGTAGATAATATCGACAGAAAATTGTGGGATTCATTTACATTATACCAGATTGCTGGATGGCTTGATTCAGTGATGCGGAAATGTTAAGATATTCTGACCATTGCCAAAGATAGTCTAAGTCGAGGCGTTCTCGTTGTATTTTCAGCACACCTAATATATCTCGCCATTGTTTCTGGGATTCGTTTTGGGCAATTCTCATCCAGACCAGCTTTTGTAATATGGTATCTTCTGGAGTGCAAAGATAAAAGGCTTGTTCTGGGTTTTCTTCCGGGACATAGAGTTGACGGCGGTTCATTTGGGAACGAGAAAAATCATCGCTTCGGGAGATGAAAATATCGGCTTTTTCGAGAGATTCAAAATTGATTAAGTTCAAGTAACTGCTGACACCTAATATGGCATCTTTTACCGCGACATCACTGACATAAAAATCCGAGCTGAATGTTTCGATGAAAACTTCGACTTGAGATAATTCGAGATAAATAACCAAGTCAATATCTTGGGTGAATCTGGCTTCACCTTGTAGGGAACTGGCGACGGAACCGCCGATATAGTAGGGGATATTTAAGAGATTGAGTTTGTCGATAATTTTATAGGCGATCGCGATGGGATCTTCTATCATCAATGGCTCCCTTTCATCAAACAGGTTATTATCACTATAAGTAGCAAACAGTTCCCCCCAGCGTCTGCGGACGTACAGTTGTTTGAATGTCAAATTGTCGCCATTGGGGGATTGTTGGTGAATTCCCCAGCAGACCAATTTTAGACCCCGTTGGATGATCCGTTTGAGAAATGCCAGTTTTTGACTGGCGCTGAGTTGACACGACCGCCCAAATTGCATCAATTCCGCATCGATGCTGGTATCTTCTGATTGGGTTTTGTAATGGGTTAAATTTAGGTGCGATCGCATTAATGATACCCGATAATCTTATCTCTACTGTCTCTGGATTGCTCATCCGATTCTCTCTTATATCCCCCACTTCTCGACCCATTCATATTGGTGAGTTAAGCTGAGTGGGATGCTTCCCTCTGCTTCTATGGCTGGTTTATCCGCCTCTAAATTGATGCACTTTTGGCAACGTTATCGGCTTGGGAATTATCGCCACAGTCTTGAATAGCGATCGCAGTTATCCGCGA includes:
- a CDS encoding DpnII family type II restriction endonuclease, which codes for MVQQQLEQSIIPVLIETQQQFLSILALELENPLDIFTTLEISKLSANLFLKHLLILADFGGEKLQRLNQEFDLLFPDGELEYIWNNTQFCYRFQVLPISGILSNQKLNVSSQKLLLRKQTLSEVYKDIIVVLLFAGDSTNPKISGIFKTWGCQIGQLMGKYDELSEFIRQRYIYLSRITAGAKSNDLGQLLQRHIYQYLGKNLNQNDININLNSTIPGVSHKQTGKRDTNFDIVVSKGEKYIAIEISFQETTNSTIERKAGQAKSRFEQIDGLGYKIIYIIDGVGNFQRQSALNTIDEYSHLLLAFSESELNYLHYFILDFIENENR
- the dcm gene encoding DNA (cytosine-5-)-methyltransferase; protein product: MKTVKFIDLFAGIGGLRLGFEQALESLGCIPDCLLSSEIDGDARQVYQANFSETPQGDIQTIPSLPPHHVLLAGFPCQSFSYAGKKAGFGDTRGTLFFEILRLMDSQQPQAFIFENVRGLVTHDQGKTINTIRQKMQERGYSFDLFLLNSSNYGVPQNRVRAYMMGVLNQTPHFNLVSDLGAKDSHSYESGQLSLFSAPKPSCKVRDILEDNPPHHYDCSAEFTTALRTFLRGNLEKLHGVRLIDYRGGNSIHSWELGLRGDCTPQEIDLMNRLITKRRHKVFGQHQDGKLLTKAQIASFYTHPNLAQLLASLVDKNYLQLIDDKYKPVAGNFSFEVYKFLDPDKISVTLVASDGNRLGVYYGGRVRRITPREAARLQGFPDSFQLHPNQNKAYRQLGNSVTIPVVKAIAQELLLNLIPTAKTPFLGKP